In Kryptolebias marmoratus isolate JLee-2015 linkage group LG4, ASM164957v2, whole genome shotgun sequence, the following proteins share a genomic window:
- the sdc4 gene encoding syndecan-4 isoform X1 encodes MIRLLCLVLVLSASVFSESQARETETWMPMSTTQTVAMSTSDDNEGASGDSSNDFGFTDNDDEDYYEDELSGSGEGETTDGDAGESTEKPVLGNDIPGLERTVPPTINEVELVKNKNEIALKKGTESIEDNPSNVLMSQASEGSIFTKTEVLAALIAGTVGLMFAVLLILLLIYRMKKKDEGSYDLGKKPIYKKAPTTEIYA; translated from the exons CAGGCGAGGGAGACGGAGACGTGGATGCCCATGAGCACCACGCAAACGGTCGCCATGTCAACAAGCGACGACAACGAGGGCGCATCAGGAGACTCTTCGAACGACTTCGGCTTCACGGACAATGACGATGAAGATTACTACGAGGACGAGCTGTCTGGATCGGGCGAAGGAG AAACAACCGATGGAGATGCAGGAGAGTCCACAGAGAAG cctgTTTTGGGTAACGACATCCCTGGGCTGGAGCGCACGGTGCCACCAACCATCAACGAGGTGGAACTGGTCAAGAACAAGAATGAAATCGCTCTGAAGAAAGGGACAGAGTCCATCGAGGACAACCCGTCCAACGTCCTCATGTCCCAGGCCTCGGAGGGCAGCATCTTTACCAAGACGGAGGTCCTCGCAG CTCTGATCGCCGGCACCGTCGGCCTGATGTTCGCCgtgctcctcatcctcctcctcatctacCGCATGAAGAAGAAGGACGAGGGCAGCTACGACTTGGGGAAGAAGCCCATCTATAAGAAGGCCCCCACCACAGAGATCTACGCATag
- the sdc4 gene encoding syndecan-4 isoform X2 — MIRLLCLVLVLSASVFSESARETETWMPMSTTQTVAMSTSDDNEGASGDSSNDFGFTDNDDEDYYEDELSGSGEGETTDGDAGESTEKPVLGNDIPGLERTVPPTINEVELVKNKNEIALKKGTESIEDNPSNVLMSQASEGSIFTKTEVLAALIAGTVGLMFAVLLILLLIYRMKKKDEGSYDLGKKPIYKKAPTTEIYA, encoded by the exons GCGAGGGAGACGGAGACGTGGATGCCCATGAGCACCACGCAAACGGTCGCCATGTCAACAAGCGACGACAACGAGGGCGCATCAGGAGACTCTTCGAACGACTTCGGCTTCACGGACAATGACGATGAAGATTACTACGAGGACGAGCTGTCTGGATCGGGCGAAGGAG AAACAACCGATGGAGATGCAGGAGAGTCCACAGAGAAG cctgTTTTGGGTAACGACATCCCTGGGCTGGAGCGCACGGTGCCACCAACCATCAACGAGGTGGAACTGGTCAAGAACAAGAATGAAATCGCTCTGAAGAAAGGGACAGAGTCCATCGAGGACAACCCGTCCAACGTCCTCATGTCCCAGGCCTCGGAGGGCAGCATCTTTACCAAGACGGAGGTCCTCGCAG CTCTGATCGCCGGCACCGTCGGCCTGATGTTCGCCgtgctcctcatcctcctcctcatctacCGCATGAAGAAGAAGGACGAGGGCAGCTACGACTTGGGGAAGAAGCCCATCTATAAGAAGGCCCCCACCACAGAGATCTACGCATag